ATAACCTCTGTCAGCATATCTGACGATAAAAGCGCCTTTATGGTAATGCCGGTCACTTAAGGTGACCGGCATTGTTTTTTATAGGTTATTTTCGTTTCAATGATTTCAGTTCCCGGGGATAACTGCGCTCCCTTCGACCTGGTAGCACCAAACTCCCTGCAAGCTCATAAAAATACTTCAGATGCCCAGGTACCGCGACCGGTGAACATAACGGTAACCCTATCAGTAACCTCAAGATTTCACTTATTGTTCCGCTGAAGCTTAACTGATAGGGCAGATAATCCCCCTTCAGATTGAACGCCATTTTTACCATTTGATATCGCACCAGATTATAGGTCAGCTGCACTCCCCATAGCTCCTGCCTGATCATCTCTGGCAGTTTACTTCTCAGCGTCCACCGGTTGCCCAGCAGCTCCTGTTTCACTTCCCGGTAACCCAGCTCTATTTCCCAACGATGCTGATAAAGCTCGCTCACATCTGCCGCCGGATAACGCATCGTATCTGTCAGCGACGTCAGCACCTCCCGTTCCTTGCCCTTTATCGTTCGCACGATTAGCCGTGCTATCACCTCTTCGGGTAATCCATCCCATTGTTTACGTGACAGTGGGCTTGTTTTCAGCTTCACCAGCCTGTCCTGACGGCCCAGCTTTCGTATCTCCTCATATTGCGTGTTTTTCTTCAGTGGCAGCAGCCAGTGACGATTTTCCCCGCTGTTCTGCCAGTGGTGAAGCAGGCCCAGTGAGTAAAAGCCCTTATCGAACAAGGTAATACTGTTGTCTGGTGTGCCCTTTGTCAGCCGTGCGGCCAGGTGCATCTCATTCGTTCCGTAGCGGTCGAACTCACTGGCAACCAGCAGATGACTGCTGAGCTCCATCTGACACACCATCTGCACCTGAGGGTAGGCTGTATCGCCGTGTTGAGTCCGGCTTTTACCGAAGGCGGCCTCATTTTCTGGCGTGTCCGGTGTTCGCCAGACTACGCCATCGACGCCCAGCAATTTTAAGCCGTGCCACAAGGGATGGCGTGCCTCCTGATGCCAGTAGTCTGCGGTCAGTTTAAACAAGGTTTTAATGGGGTCTTCACCGAGTGTTTTACGCCGCTGGATTACGGAGCTGGGGGCGGTAAACGGGCGACCTGTCCGGTCAACAATGTCCATCAGATTCACGATTTGCGACAGGGGACGGTTGTTATAGATAGCCATGCCAATGACCAGCCAGACCATGGATTCAAGAGGGAGTTTACGTTTTCTGAGTGTGACGGTATCAGTCAGGGAGAAAGCCTGCTGAATGAGGTCAGGAGGCAACAGATCAGCCAGCGTCTGAACCTGTTCAGGGGCGGTAAAGATGCATAAAAAAGGGTTCCAGTCATGTCCTGAAACCCTTTTTACAGCAACCACTGGATCGTTCAACCGATCCTTAAACGATCGGCATTACCTTTATGGCGCTTTTTTTTCGGTTCGAGTCGGAGCAAGGCAAGGCTTTCGACCTGTCCCTATTATTAAAATCTCCACTTTTTTCTTCAGTTTGCTGTAAGAGTTTCACATTGTCTGCTTTTTCTTTGGTTTGCTGGCAGGTGCGCTGATGTGACCCATATTCCGAATCACGTTGCATGACACAGTAAGGCGAAACGCCAGATAACCGACGTTTTTATGAAAAGTATCTACGGCCAGTATCGTTGTGAACGCGCACGTCCCGTACAGGCTAACCCCATTAGTGCAAAACTCTTCATCCATAGCAACCTCAGCAGGCCCTGTCTGCACCACTAAATCCGGCGAACAAGCCACCGATTGATTTTGACGATAGCCGTAGTTAACATTACTATATTAGCTAACTTAGCTAATAAAGGGTGTTTTATGACCATACAGGCAAATATGCACGAAGCGAAATCTCACCTCAGCCATCTGGCCGATCAGGCTGCAGAGGGTGAAATTGTCATCATTGCTAAATCCGGAAAGCCATACGTTCAGCTGATCCCTGTTATGCAGAACGACAGGACACCTGGAGGTTATAGAGAAGACATCTCCATGGACAACTGCTTTAATGAAGCTGATGCTGAAATCCAGAGAATGTTTGAAGGTAACTGATGAAGCGTCTTCTTATTGATACGCATGTCTTTATCTGGTGGCTAACTGATGACCATGCTCTGGGATCTATGGCCAGAAGCGTGATTTCCAGGGGGAGTAACGTTGTTTATGTCAGCGCTGTGACCCCGTGGGAGATTTCTATCAAACGCTCTTTAGGTAAACTGCAGTTTGAGGCAGATATTGATGAGGCAATGGAACGAAATCGCTTTTTTCCTCTCTCTATTACACATTCTCATGCAGAGCAGGCAGGCGAATTGCCAAGACACCATGGCGATCCGTTTGACCGTATGCTGATAGCGCAGTCGCAGATGGAAGGACTCATTCTGGTCTCTGCCGATACTGTTTTCAGCCAATACGGCACAAGGCTGATGAACGCCAGAACCTGATGGTGATTTTTTTCATTTTGGCGCTTTTTTTCGGAGCGGGTCATTTAGCCGGTACAAATCAGCCGCCACACAACGCGGGTCAAGATTGGAGCCTCGACAGGCTATATAACTTGCTTTTGTGGCCTTACGGGGTTGTCCCTAAGGGAAATTCTCCAGCAATACAGATAGATTTATCGGTGTTCTCTGCCCCGTAAAGAAACAGAATAATCAGCATTCTTTTTCAGATACACCTGCTCGTTCACTCCAATCGACCACGCATTGTTTTTCTTTGGTTTGCAGTAAGAGTTTCACATTGTCTGCTTTTTCTTCACCGCCAGAATAGCACTCCTGACCAAGACTATGACTGGGGTGAATCCTGATGGCAGTACCTTCCAGACGCGCCGCAACAGGCGCAGGCCTGTTCGCCTGCTCTGTAATATTGGCAGGCTGCACCAATACGGCCTCCACCGCGATACCTAATCCAGTGGGCCACTATCAGCAACCCGTGCGTTTTGATGATATTTACCGTAATCGCTCACCAGACGTGGTGCGCTATGACCGTTATACGCTTGTCAGCACGCGTCCGGCCGCTGCGCAGCGCGATCCACTCAATCAGATTGTGGAAATTACCATGCCGGCGCAGCTGGTCAGCAGCGTCGGTGAGGGATTTCGCTATCTGCTGCTGGAGTCGGGTTATTCACTGTGCTCCGCCACTTCTTCAGCATTTTCGGCGCTTCTCAGTCGGCCATTACCCGCCGTACAGCGTGACATTGGCCCGCTAAAGCTCAGCGAGGCGTTACAAGTTTTGGCCGGTCTCGCTTGGCGACTGAAAGTCGACGAAGTTAACCGCGAGGTCTGTTTTGAACTTCGTGATCAGTATCGCAGCTTCTCTGCTCCTGCACAGATCATCACATCACCGACACCGCGCGGCGTACCCGTAACTCGGACTTCTGGAACCTCTGCCAGTTTGCCGGTTCCGTCTACCGCTGCGGTCGTGGCGTCATCTACTGCACCGTGTAGCCCCATTACCGGCGAAGCGCTGAACGCATCAGCAGCAACGAAAAAATCCGCGCTTACGCCGCAGAGCCTGGCGGTACCCTCACCGGCGCTCACGGCGGATAAGCTTCCAGTGTTACAGAGCGCGTCTGGCACAGCGGCGGCAAACATCAGGCCGACATCCGTACTTGCGCCAGCGGTTGGCATCCCTGAGAAAACAGCCCCCGCCTCTATGGTTCGCTCCTCTGCGGCACAGCTGACGACAGTGAACCCTTTCTCATCCCACCTGGTTCGCCCCGTTACCACGCTGCCACCGCCTCTGCCTGTTGGCAGTCATGTCTCGCCGATCTCTCCGACAGGGGCACCGGTAACCGTGCTTCCCGTTGGTCAGACATGGCGTGCAGAGCCAGGCTCCACGCTGAAAGAGACCCTGACCCGTTGGGCATCAAAGGCCAACTGCAGCAATGGGGGGAACTGGGTTGTCATCTGGCCTGTGACGCTCGATTATCGCATCGATGCGCCACTGGTTTTTCACGGCAACTTTGAGTCGGTGCTGGTGCAGGTCTTTGGCCTTTATCGCAAAGCTGAAAAACCGCTCTTTGCCGAGGCCAGCCGTATTCAGTGCCTGATCTCGGTAAGCGACACACCTACGGGCGGAGGCCACTGAAATGGGATTCGCCCTGCCAGTATTCGCGCTCTGCCTGTTTATCGCGTTGATGGCCAATGATGCGCAGCAGCGTTCGGCTGATCACATGCGTTTGTCATTACAGCAGTACCTGCCGGCTCAACTGGCAGCGGATATGCTGCGCACCGCAGCCGCCGTGAATAACTGGCGACACGGAAGAACCGTGGCTGATGGCCCTGTTTCACCTGCTCAGACCGGCATGGTGCCGGTACCTGACCCCCGTATTCAAAGCGTTATATACAGTGGTCGCCTCTGGGTCTGGGTACCTGCCGCTGAGGGCGTTTATAGCGCGCTCAGCGCGCAGTCCGTGACCTCAGCGCTGGCACTGACAGTCAGCGAAGGTCGACTCAGAATGGCCGATGGCACCGACATGAACCTGGCTCTGCCGTCCAGCGTCACGGAGGGCAGCATTGTTTACCTCAACTAACAGAATCAAGGATCTACGGATGCCGCGCCTACCTTTCTGCCTGACAATGCTTGCCGCCACGCTCGCGCTGTCATCATGTTCACTGAATGAAATCAATAAAATGGACAAAGAGGCCATGGGTCAGGCTAACACCGCTCAGCGTGTTCTGCATAGCCAGCAGGCCGTGTCACAGCCCTCGGTGATCTGGTCTGATAAGCCGTGGGTTAACCTGCAGCCGGTTACACCCGTGGTGTCCACGCCAGATGAAAAAAATCTCCCTGCCTGTCAGATAACCATTAACCGTCCTGACGGCATCTCATTGCCTGAACTGGGGCAGCGGGTCACGGCACTCTGCGGCGTGCGCGTATCTATAACGCCGGATGCAATTGCTGCACTCGGCAACGTGACCAGCGGTAGCGTCATCACCTCGCAGATGGGTAGCCAACTGCCCGCGCCAGACGATAATGGTCGAATACCCCTGTCGCAGATGGGTGGGGCTACTGCTCGGCAGAGTGTTTCGCTTATCCATGGTCTGAAGTATCAGGGCGATATTCGCGGCCTGCTGGACATGGCCGCCAGTGGCCTGGGGCTTTCATGGCGCAGCGATAGCAACGGCATCTATTTCTATCAGTTAGATACGCGTACGTTCCAGCTCGTTATCCTTAACACCAAAATAAACAGCAGCGCCTCGATCACCTCCGGCTCCGGCAACCAACTGGGTAGCGGCGGCGGCTCGACAGGAGGGACCACGGGCGACGTCAGTTCGAACCAGAAAACGGACTACGGCATGAACAGTGATCTGTATGCAGATATCCGTAAGACCATCGAGCAGATGGTGACACCGAAAACCGGTCGTTTCTGGCTGTCAGACGCCACCGGTACGCTGAGCGTCACCGATACCCCGGATGTGCTGGAGCGCATTGGCCGCTATATCGAATACCAGAACAAGGTGCTGAGCCGCCAGGTACAGCTCAATATCCAGATTGTCAGCGTCAGTCAAACCCATAACGAGCAACTGGGGCTGGATTGGGGGCTGGTCTATAAATCGCTGCATAGCTTTGGAGCCATCCTGACTGGCTCTATGGTGAATACCTCTTCTTCCGCAGCCAGCGCTGGCATTTCGATTCTGGACACCGCAACCGGCAGCGCCGCGAAGTTTTCTGGCTCCAGTCTGTTGATTAAGGCTTTGTCAGAACAGGGCAACGTCAGCATGGCGCTGAACCAGACCGACCCCACCGCGAACCTGACCCCCGTTGCTTATCAGCTTTCCAGTCAGAGGGGGATATTGTCCAGTTCCAGCTCCACCGCCACCGCGAATGTCGGTGTCACGTCTTCCATGACCACCACCACCCTCACTACTGGCCTGTTCATGACCATGTTGCCATTTATTCAGGAGAGCGGCGATGTACAGCTGCAGTTTGCCTTCAGCTACACCAGTCCGCCAAAGATTGAGAGTTTCATCAGTCAGGATGGCAACACCCGTAACGATCTGCCCACTACTTCTACCGAGGGGCTGGCCCGCAAGGTCAACCTCCGTTCTGGACAGACTCTGGTTCTGACCGGCTCCGAACAGCAGAACGTGTCATCCGACAAGCGGGGCACGTTTACGCCGGGCAAC
The sequence above is drawn from the Serratia symbiotica genome and encodes:
- a CDS encoding type II toxin-antitoxin system VapC family toxin, yielding MKRLLIDTHVFIWWLTDDHALGSMARSVISRGSNVVYVSAVTPWEISIKRSLGKLQFEADIDEAMERNRFFPLSITHSHAEQAGELPRHHGDPFDRMLIAQSQMEGLILVSADTVFSQYGTRLMNART
- the pilM gene encoding type IV pilus biogenesis protein PilM, with the translated sequence MGFALPVFALCLFIALMANDAQQRSADHMRLSLQQYLPAQLAADMLRTAAAVNNWRHGRTVADGPVSPAQTGMVPVPDPRIQSVIYSGRLWVWVPAAEGVYSALSAQSVTSALALTVSEGRLRMADGTDMNLALPSSVTEGSIVYLN
- a CDS encoding TcpQ domain-containing protein: MAVPSRRAATGAGLFACSVILAGCTNTASTAIPNPVGHYQQPVRFDDIYRNRSPDVVRYDRYTLVSTRPAAAQRDPLNQIVEITMPAQLVSSVGEGFRYLLLESGYSLCSATSSAFSALLSRPLPAVQRDIGPLKLSEALQVLAGLAWRLKVDEVNREVCFELRDQYRSFSAPAQIITSPTPRGVPVTRTSGTSASLPVPSTAAVVASSTAPCSPITGEALNASAATKKSALTPQSLAVPSPALTADKLPVLQSASGTAAANIRPTSVLAPAVGIPEKTAPASMVRSSAAQLTTVNPFSSHLVRPVTTLPPPLPVGSHVSPISPTGAPVTVLPVGQTWRAEPGSTLKETLTRWASKANCSNGGNWVVIWPVTLDYRIDAPLVFHGNFESVLVQVFGLYRKAEKPLFAEASRIQCLISVSDTPTGGGH
- a CDS encoding PilN family type IVB pilus formation outer membrane protein; protein product: MPRLPFCLTMLAATLALSSCSLNEINKMDKEAMGQANTAQRVLHSQQAVSQPSVIWSDKPWVNLQPVTPVVSTPDEKNLPACQITINRPDGISLPELGQRVTALCGVRVSITPDAIAALGNVTSGSVITSQMGSQLPAPDDNGRIPLSQMGGATARQSVSLIHGLKYQGDIRGLLDMAASGLGLSWRSDSNGIYFYQLDTRTFQLVILNTKINSSASITSGSGNQLGSGGGSTGGTTGDVSSNQKTDYGMNSDLYADIRKTIEQMVTPKTGRFWLSDATGTLSVTDTPDVLERIGRYIEYQNKVLSRQVQLNIQIVSVSQTHNEQLGLDWGLVYKSLHSFGAILTGSMVNTSSSAASAGISILDTATGSAAKFSGSSLLIKALSEQGNVSMALNQTDPTANLTPVAYQLSSQRGILSSSSSTATANVGVTSSMTTTTLTTGLFMTMLPFIQESGDVQLQFAFSYTSPPKIESFISQDGNTRNDLPTTSTEGLARKVNLRSGQTLVLTGSEQQNVSSDKRGTFTPGNFILGGGQNGSRGRTTLVIMITPVLLR
- a CDS encoding type II toxin-antitoxin system Phd/YefM family antitoxin, whose protein sequence is MTIQANMHEAKSHLSHLADQAAEGEIVIIAKSGKPYVQLIPVMQNDRTPGGYREDISMDNCFNEADAEIQRMFEGN
- a CDS encoding IS4 family transposase — protein: MFTAPEQVQTLADLLPPDLIQQAFSLTDTVTLRKRKLPLESMVWLVIGMAIYNNRPLSQIVNLMDIVDRTGRPFTAPSSVIQRRKTLGEDPIKTLFKLTADYWHQEARHPLWHGLKLLGVDGVVWRTPDTPENEAAFGKSRTQHGDTAYPQVQMVCQMELSSHLLVASEFDRYGTNEMHLAARLTKGTPDNSITLFDKGFYSLGLLHHWQNSGENRHWLLPLKKNTQYEEIRKLGRQDRLVKLKTSPLSRKQWDGLPEEVIARLIVRTIKGKEREVLTSLTDTMRYPAADVSELYQHRWEIELGYREVKQELLGNRWTLRSKLPEMIRQELWGVQLTYNLVRYQMVKMAFNLKGDYLPYQLSFSGTISEILRLLIGLPLCSPVAVPGHLKYFYELAGSLVLPGRRERSYPRELKSLKRK